One region of Triticum aestivum cultivar Chinese Spring chromosome 6B, IWGSC CS RefSeq v2.1, whole genome shotgun sequence genomic DNA includes:
- the LOC123138652 gene encoding uncharacterized protein has protein sequence MDQNSTYVLKISLLGNPKKARKDIKCLCFDKVIDSDLTNYKDLVESIVEQYSPRYLEVAHVPYYDDFLKIYPEVTSDQELMLMFEKHSKTKVVHMFVAYCDPSEPYEPITEWHSDAHSQPNNIEQDDDDYLRNPVPEKEHVGVDEENIYLEDEPVPLIMVPCSNKEKDKDYVPDHESEAESEVESKDGSEDESMSEVEVEEDEEYHEADHAPHIEYNKLDPPMNEGRKYPNMAEFKLALSQHAIKHEFEFDTEKSAPHRFRAYCSRRDEDKCPWRIYASTMEDECTVMVRKNPCGHDCSSTKRKKKLKNANKRWICEHVKDWLIEDATLGPKALLKKLKEHHGIDINSKRVYMGKLLALKELYGDWDTSFDNLYSFKAQIESCCPGSIVIIDHHTIKDKIRFKRIFVALKPCIDGFLNGCRPYLAVDSTFLTGRFKGQLASATAVDGHSWMYPVCMGVFHSETNENLIWFMQMVRQAIGSPRGLTICTDAGQPVMTGVKEVFPEAKHRECMFHLVSNFKKKFHGKVFDDHLWAAAYSWNPYIFEKNWAAMDLAKPTATAYLRRWHTRLWSRSQFSTISKVDYVTNNLAECFNNWIKHHKSLNLDDFFDKRITKEEGKDHQSINCALRG, from the exons CTTATGTTTTGATAAGGTTATTGATTCCGACTTAACAAATTATAAGGACTTGGTTGAATCAATCGTAGAGCAGTACTCGCCTCGTTATTTGGAAGTTGCACATGTTCCGTACTATGATGATTTTCTTAAAATCTACCCTGAAGTAACTTCTGACCAAGAATTGATGTTGATGTTTGAGAAACACTCTAAGACAAAGGTTGTGCACATGTTTGTTGCATATTGTGATCCATCGGAACCATATGAGCCTATAACGGAGTGGCATAGTGATGCACATAGCCAACCTAACAACAtagaacaagatgatgatgattATCTTCGCAACCCAGTACCTGAGAAGGAGCATGTTGGTGTTGATGAGGAAAATATTTATTTAGAGGATGAACCTGTACCTCTTATCATGGTTCCTTGTTCCAATAAAGAAAAGGACAAAGACTATGTTCCTGATCATGAGAGCGAGGCTGAGAGCGAGGTTGAGAGCAAGGATGGGAGCGAGGATGAGAGCATGTCAGAGGTTGAAGTAGAGGAAGATGAGGAATATCACGAGGCAGATCATGCACCACACATTGAATATAATAAATTAGATCCTCCAATGAACGAAGGAAGAAAATATCCCAATATGGCAGAGTTTAAATTGGCGCTTTCTCAACATGCAATCAAACATGAATTTGAGTTCGACACCGAAAAGAGTGCACCACATAGGTTCAGAGCTTATTGTTCAAGAAGGGATGAAGATAAGTGTCCATGGAGGATATATGCTTCTACAATGGAAGATGAGTGCACAGTAATG GTGAGAAAGAACCCTTGTGGTCATGATTGCTCTagtacaaaaagaaaaaagaagttgAAGAATGCAAACAAGCGGTGGATATGTGAGCACGTGAAGGACTGGCTAATTGAGGATGCAACTCTAGGACCAAAGGCATTGCTAAAGAAGCTGAAAGAGCATCATGGAATCGACATCAACTCTAAGAGAGTCTATATGGGTAAGTTGCTAGCCTTGAAGGAACTATATGGTGATTGGGATACAAGCTTTGATAATCTGTATAGTTTCAAGGCGCAAATTGAAAGTTGCTGCCCCGGTAGCATAGTGATCATTGATCATCACACAATAAAAGATAAAATCAGATTTAAAAGAATTTTCGTTGCTTTGAAGCCTTGCATCGATGGGTTCCTTAATGGCTGCAGGCCATACTTGGCAGTAGATAGCACCTTCTTGACAGGCAGGTTCAAGGGGCAGCTGGCTAGTGCTACCGCCGTTGATGGCCATAGTTGGATGTATCCAGTTTGTATGGGTGTTTTCCATTCTGAAACTAATGAGAATTTGATCTGGTTCATGCAAATGGTTAGACAAGCCATAGGATCCCCAAGGGGTTTAACCATATGCACCGACGCTGGGCAACCAGTGATGACAGGTGTAAAAGAAGTCTTCCCAGAGGCTAAACATAGGGAATGCATGTTTCACTTGGTGTCCAACTTCAAGAAGAAGTTTCATGGAAAGGTGTTTGATGACCACCTTTGGGCTGCTGCTTACTCATGGAACCcatatatatttgaaaaaaattgggCTGCAATGGACCTAGCAAAGCCAACGGCAACTGCATATCTTAGGAGGTGGCACACTAGGTTGTGGTCTAGGAGTCAGTTCTCAACAATTTCCAAGGTGGATTATGTTACAAACAACTTGGCTGAGTGCTTCAATAATTGGATTAAGCATCACAAGTCCTTGAACTTGGACGACTTCTTTGATAAG AGGATCACCAAAGAAGAGGGCAAAGACCACCAAAGCATCAATTGTGCCTTGCGAGGATGA